A single region of the Aeromicrobium chenweiae genome encodes:
- a CDS encoding aldehyde dehydrogenase family protein has translation MSAPRRNAYAPTADYLQLIGGDWVAGAGTFEAIDPSVGTPWALLAQGSAADVERAVAAAKAAFRDWRRTTVDRRQAVLLEIADRFEADSERFASLLATENGRPIREAFIADIPTVQAIFRFYAGVIRAFNGEQIPLANPDTLLYTKREPLGVVAAVLSWNSPIITFANKVAPAIAAGNTIVVKPSEYASASILELAAVIGDALPPGVLNIVTGVGPETGAALVSHPDIAKITFTGGPATATAILGSAARTLTPSLMELGGKGPMIVAADADLEVAVQDALMGIYLANGEACIASSRLLLHDDIHDEFVARFSEVARSITVGDATDPASEMGPLVSRQQLDLVRGHLDGARAEGVTVLVGDEQLDLDPSLAGGFYQRPVLLGDPDGGATITRSEVFGPVTVAERFSTDEEAIARANAHRYGLAAGVWTNDLRRAHRMADELDAGIVWVNRWFDLAPGMPMGGRGDSGFGRELSFETLREYSAVKSVNIDLCTDRPPLWGLAGR, from the coding sequence ATGAGCGCGCCGCGCCGCAACGCCTACGCCCCGACGGCTGACTACCTCCAGCTGATCGGCGGCGACTGGGTCGCCGGCGCCGGGACGTTCGAGGCGATCGACCCCAGCGTCGGCACGCCCTGGGCGCTGCTCGCCCAGGGTTCGGCCGCTGACGTCGAGCGGGCCGTGGCAGCTGCGAAGGCCGCCTTCCGCGACTGGCGGCGGACCACGGTCGACCGCCGTCAGGCGGTGCTCCTGGAGATCGCCGACCGGTTCGAGGCCGACAGCGAGCGGTTCGCGTCGCTGCTGGCCACCGAGAACGGCCGGCCCATCCGAGAGGCGTTCATCGCCGACATCCCGACGGTGCAGGCCATCTTCCGGTTCTACGCCGGCGTGATCCGGGCCTTCAACGGCGAGCAGATCCCGCTGGCGAACCCCGACACGCTGCTCTACACCAAGCGCGAGCCGCTGGGCGTCGTGGCGGCGGTGCTGTCGTGGAACTCCCCGATCATCACGTTCGCCAACAAGGTCGCCCCCGCGATCGCGGCCGGCAACACCATCGTGGTGAAGCCGTCGGAGTACGCCTCGGCCAGCATCCTCGAGCTCGCGGCCGTCATCGGCGACGCCCTGCCGCCCGGCGTGCTCAACATCGTGACGGGCGTCGGGCCCGAGACCGGGGCCGCGCTCGTGTCGCACCCCGACATCGCCAAGATCACCTTCACCGGCGGGCCCGCGACCGCGACCGCGATCCTCGGATCCGCGGCCCGCACGCTGACGCCCAGCCTGATGGAGCTCGGTGGCAAGGGCCCGATGATCGTCGCGGCCGATGCCGATCTCGAGGTCGCGGTGCAGGACGCCCTGATGGGCATCTACCTGGCCAACGGCGAGGCGTGCATCGCCTCGTCCCGGCTGCTGCTGCACGACGACATCCACGACGAGTTCGTGGCTCGCTTCAGTGAGGTCGCCCGCAGCATCACGGTCGGCGACGCGACCGACCCGGCCAGCGAGATGGGGCCCCTGGTGTCCCGTCAGCAGCTCGACCTCGTCCGCGGGCACCTCGACGGTGCCCGTGCCGAGGGCGTCACGGTGCTGGTCGGCGACGAGCAGCTCGACCTCGACCCCTCCCTCGCCGGAGGTTTCTACCAGCGACCCGTGCTTCTCGGGGACCCCGACGGCGGGGCCACCATCACGCGCAGCGAGGTGTTCGGTCCCGTGACGGTCGCCGAGCGCTTCAGCACCGACGAGGAGGCGATCGCCCGGGCGAACGCCCACCGCTACGGACTCGCCGCTGGTGTCTGGACCAACGACCTGCGCCGCGCCCACCGCATGGCCGACGAGCTCGACGCCGGGATCGTCTGGGTCAACCGCTGGTTCGACCTGGCACCGGGCATGCCGATGGGTGGACGGGGCGACAGCGGCTTCGGGCGCGAGCTCTCCTTCGAGACACTGCGCGAGTACAGCGCGGTCAAGTCGGTCAACATCGACCTGTGCACAGATCGTCCGCCGCTGTGGGGGCTGGCCGGTCGCTGA
- a CDS encoding primary-amine oxidase, with product MRNPLFDSLTADEMRRVAAIVRRENLAERPGFAAVYTDEPDKRLLREGVAVARRARVLLVDRATGATHDLVVDLDADALVSSKPINDGAAPVLLDEFDLVPDLIKKDPRYIEALAKRGITDMDKVQIDPWGVANMAVPGVLDYPVEGRRLAGSVTYYRDFPADNGYAHPVEGVVAVVDLVTLEVIEVHDFGVRPMNKEQANYTADANQPMRTDIAPLEITQPQGVGFTIDGPELTWQKWRFRINWHPLEGLVLHAVEYQDDGEYRSVLHRASLGEMVVPYGDPSKEHFWRSAFDAGEFGLGKLANSLRLGCDCLGEIVYLDAVNAGEDGEPTTVENAICIHEEDAGILWKHTDWVTGDVDVRRSRKLVVSFIATVGNYHYGFYWNFFQDASIQVEVKLLGIVQTRSVEAGETSAHGTRIAENLVATYHQHLFSFRLDPEVDGWENTVVQNDAYGVPVGPDNPYGNAIGVHRTVIDHELAGDDHTNTQTSRNWSVLNRSKTNAWGNPVGYKFLPGWSSATMLAQAPSLVAKRAGFATRNMWVTPYSPDEMRPSGDFPNQSRSGDGLPRWTAADRPTEDTDVVLWHTLGVTHVPRAEDWPVMPTEVAGFMLMPANFFDKNPALDVPASQSAHTGGSGHGDRPTDQHCH from the coding sequence GTGCGCAACCCCCTGTTCGACTCCCTGACCGCCGACGAGATGCGTCGCGTCGCAGCCATCGTCCGCCGGGAGAACCTCGCCGAACGTCCCGGCTTCGCCGCGGTCTACACCGACGAGCCCGACAAGCGACTCCTGCGCGAGGGCGTCGCCGTCGCACGGCGCGCCCGCGTCCTGCTCGTCGACCGGGCGACGGGTGCCACCCACGACCTAGTCGTCGACCTCGACGCCGACGCGCTGGTCTCGTCGAAGCCGATCAACGACGGAGCGGCACCTGTGCTGCTCGACGAGTTCGATCTGGTGCCGGATCTCATCAAGAAGGACCCGCGCTACATCGAGGCGCTCGCCAAGCGCGGCATCACCGACATGGACAAGGTGCAGATCGACCCGTGGGGCGTCGCCAACATGGCGGTTCCCGGCGTGCTCGACTACCCCGTCGAGGGACGCCGGCTGGCGGGCTCGGTCACGTACTACCGCGACTTCCCGGCCGACAACGGCTACGCCCACCCCGTCGAGGGTGTCGTCGCCGTCGTCGACCTCGTGACGCTCGAGGTCATCGAGGTGCACGACTTCGGCGTGCGGCCGATGAACAAGGAGCAGGCCAACTACACCGCCGACGCCAACCAGCCGATGCGTACCGACATCGCGCCGCTGGAGATCACGCAGCCCCAAGGCGTCGGCTTCACGATCGACGGCCCCGAGCTGACGTGGCAGAAGTGGCGCTTCCGCATCAACTGGCACCCGCTCGAGGGTCTCGTGCTGCACGCCGTGGAGTACCAGGACGACGGCGAGTACCGCTCGGTGCTGCACCGCGCCTCGCTCGGCGAGATGGTCGTCCCCTACGGCGACCCGTCCAAGGAGCACTTCTGGCGCAGCGCCTTCGACGCCGGCGAGTTCGGCCTCGGCAAGCTGGCCAACTCCCTGCGCCTGGGCTGCGACTGCCTCGGCGAGATCGTCTACCTCGACGCCGTCAACGCCGGCGAGGACGGCGAGCCGACGACGGTCGAGAACGCGATCTGCATCCACGAGGAGGACGCCGGCATCCTGTGGAAGCACACCGACTGGGTGACCGGCGACGTCGACGTGCGGCGTTCGCGCAAGCTCGTCGTCAGCTTCATCGCGACGGTCGGCAACTACCACTACGGCTTTTACTGGAACTTCTTCCAGGACGCGTCGATCCAGGTCGAGGTCAAGCTGCTCGGCATCGTGCAGACCCGCTCGGTCGAGGCGGGCGAGACCTCGGCGCACGGCACGCGCATCGCCGAGAACCTTGTCGCGACGTACCACCAGCACCTGTTCTCGTTCCGCCTCGACCCCGAGGTCGACGGCTGGGAGAACACCGTCGTGCAGAACGACGCCTACGGCGTGCCGGTCGGCCCCGACAACCCGTACGGCAACGCGATCGGCGTCCACCGCACCGTCATCGACCACGAGCTGGCGGGCGACGACCACACCAACACGCAGACCTCGCGCAACTGGTCGGTCCTCAACCGGTCGAAGACCAACGCGTGGGGCAACCCGGTGGGCTACAAGTTCCTGCCCGGCTGGTCATCGGCCACGATGCTCGCCCAGGCACCGTCGCTGGTCGCCAAGCGTGCCGGCTTCGCGACCCGCAACATGTGGGTCACCCCCTACTCGCCCGACGAGATGCGTCCGAGCGGTGACTTCCCGAACCAGAGCCGTTCGGGTGACGGCCTGCCCCGCTGGACGGCGGCCGACCGGCCGACCGAGGACACCGACGTCGTGCTGTGGCACACCCTCGGCGTGACGCACGTGCCCCGGGCCGAGGACTGGCCCGTCATGCCGACCGAAGTGGCGGGCTTCATGTTGATGCCGGCCAACTTCTTCGACAAGAATCCCGCCCTCGACGTGCCCGCGTCGCAGTCCGCCCACACGGGCGGCAGCGGACACGGCGACCGTCCCACCGACCAGCACTGCCACTGA
- a CDS encoding alpha/beta fold hydrolase, whose translation MSTDLADAAVRLGYADTPLGQLHYAEAGSGGTPLICLHQTPRSHDEFAELMPLVGPHYRTIAMDMYGFGQSAKPQGPQSIEQYAAGALHLADALGLEQFAVLGHHTGAVVAVEVAAAAADRVAGVVLSSPAYTGPEFRAEQADGPGGVDDAAVDDEGGHLVTWWNQRRPHYPAARPDLLNRYVRDALAPGVDPLEGHLACARYVMEDRIGLVSAPVLILGADADPFAFPDLEVVQARLTGARSVDVVVVEGGTIPLTEQLPAAVAAAVVPFLEGLAGR comes from the coding sequence TTGTCGACTGACCTCGCCGACGCAGCCGTGCGCCTGGGGTACGCCGACACGCCGTTGGGCCAGCTGCACTACGCGGAGGCAGGCTCGGGGGGCACGCCGCTCATCTGCCTGCACCAGACCCCCCGGTCGCACGACGAGTTCGCCGAGCTGATGCCGCTGGTCGGCCCGCACTACCGCACCATCGCGATGGACATGTACGGGTTCGGCCAGTCGGCCAAGCCGCAGGGTCCCCAGAGCATCGAGCAGTACGCGGCGGGGGCCCTGCACCTGGCCGACGCACTCGGCCTGGAACAGTTCGCGGTGCTGGGGCATCACACGGGTGCCGTCGTCGCGGTCGAGGTCGCGGCCGCCGCGGCCGACCGGGTCGCAGGAGTCGTGCTGTCCTCGCCGGCCTACACCGGCCCTGAGTTCCGCGCCGAGCAGGCGGACGGCCCCGGCGGCGTCGACGACGCCGCGGTGGACGACGAGGGTGGCCACCTCGTGACGTGGTGGAACCAGCGCCGGCCCCACTACCCGGCGGCCCGGCCGGACCTGCTCAATCGCTACGTCCGCGACGCGTTGGCACCCGGCGTCGACCCGCTGGAGGGTCACCTCGCGTGCGCGCGGTACGTCATGGAAGACCGGATCGGCCTGGTCTCGGCCCCCGTGCTGATCCTGGGCGCGGACGCCGATCCGTTCGCGTTCCCGGACCTCGAGGTCGTCCAGGCGCGACTGACCGGGGCGCGCAGCGTCGACGTCGTGGTCGTCGAAGGCGGCACGATCCCGCTGACGGAGCAGCTGCCCGCGGCCGTCGCGGCGGCCGTCGTGCCCTTCCTCGAGGGGCTCGCCGGTCGATAG
- a CDS encoding APC family permease → MAERTETHRSLPGKETELAQGSLGVSHIVFMVMATVAPAGGAVAILPLAIGLGVGVGTPGMYVFVMAIMLLFAVGFTKMVPHVHNAGAFFAYIVKGIGRPFGLAGAYMATTAYLALASATGGAMGFFAAGSADKLLGIDLPWWLYTLVGLTIAFTLGYLKITLAAGVLGVALVLELIVVLVLDIAIIAQNGLSSLPASSFSLDNVFAPGVVGVGMIFAFSCYQGFEGTAIYAEEAKDPERTVPRATYISMACIGVFFVLTSWAFLASSDGATAAAGKSPGTFAFDLSDEFVGSAWTTIFEVLIVTSCFAGVLAFHNAASRYMFALSRDGFLPRQLRTLHPKHQSPVVAGSTGYAVEVVVVIGFAVAGLDPLTTLTSGLTGFGAVGLMLLITTTSLAVLVYFARQGIFGWAQTVAPGLSLIGFGAITYFALSNFTAITGTDSTIINGMPYLHLLTIVVAIAVALRARQERPETYANMGRTLVD, encoded by the coding sequence ATGGCGGAACGAACAGAGACCCATCGGTCTCTCCCCGGCAAGGAGACGGAGCTGGCGCAAGGAAGCCTCGGCGTCTCGCACATCGTGTTCATGGTCATGGCGACCGTGGCACCCGCCGGAGGCGCCGTGGCGATCCTGCCGCTCGCGATCGGCCTGGGCGTCGGCGTCGGCACGCCGGGCATGTACGTGTTCGTCATGGCGATCATGCTGCTGTTCGCCGTCGGCTTCACCAAGATGGTCCCGCACGTGCACAACGCGGGCGCCTTCTTCGCCTACATCGTCAAGGGCATCGGACGCCCGTTCGGCCTCGCGGGGGCCTACATGGCCACGACTGCGTACCTCGCGCTCGCCTCGGCGACCGGCGGCGCGATGGGCTTCTTCGCCGCCGGCAGCGCCGACAAGCTCCTGGGCATCGACCTGCCGTGGTGGCTCTACACCCTGGTCGGCCTGACCATCGCGTTCACGCTCGGCTACCTGAAGATCACCCTCGCGGCCGGCGTGCTCGGGGTGGCGCTGGTCCTCGAGCTGATCGTGGTCCTGGTGCTGGACATCGCGATCATCGCGCAGAACGGCCTCAGCAGCCTGCCGGCCAGCTCGTTCAGCCTCGACAACGTCTTCGCCCCGGGTGTGGTGGGCGTCGGCATGATCTTCGCGTTCTCGTGCTACCAGGGCTTCGAGGGCACCGCGATCTACGCCGAGGAGGCCAAGGACCCCGAGCGCACCGTCCCGCGGGCGACCTACATCTCGATGGCCTGCATCGGCGTGTTCTTCGTGCTGACGTCATGGGCGTTCCTCGCGAGCTCGGACGGCGCGACCGCAGCGGCGGGCAAGAGCCCCGGCACGTTCGCGTTCGACCTCAGCGACGAGTTTGTCGGGTCGGCGTGGACGACGATCTTCGAGGTGCTCATCGTGACGAGCTGCTTCGCCGGCGTGCTGGCGTTCCACAACGCGGCCTCGCGCTACATGTTTGCCCTCAGCCGGGACGGCTTCCTGCCGCGGCAGCTGCGCACCCTGCACCCCAAGCACCAGTCGCCGGTCGTCGCCGGCTCGACGGGCTACGCGGTCGAGGTCGTCGTCGTCATCGGCTTCGCCGTCGCAGGGCTCGACCCGCTGACCACCCTCACGTCGGGTCTCACGGGCTTCGGCGCGGTCGGCCTGATGCTGCTGATCACCACGACGTCGCTGGCGGTCCTGGTGTACTTCGCCCGTCAGGGAATCTTCGGCTGGGCGCAGACCGTCGCACCGGGCCTGTCGCTGATCGGGTTCGGCGCGATCACCTACTTCGCCCTGTCGAACTTCACCGCGATCACGGGCACCGACTCCACGATCATCAACGGGATGCCGTACCTGCACCTGCTGACGATCGTCGTCGCGATCGCCGTGGCCCTGCGGGCCCGCCAGGAGCGCCCGGAGACCTACGCGAACATGGGTCGGACACTTGTCGACTGA
- a CDS encoding DMT family transporter: MAVLFALLASACGGTADFVGGIASRRLPSVVVVAASQSAGLVVILAVALVTRPVSAHPGQLVWAVAAGVGMVLGLVAFYSALSVGTMGVVAPVSALGVLVPVLWGVVHLGEVPSGLAVAGAVLGIAGVVLASGPELTDRLAARPIVLAAFSGIGFGSATAFIGEAADGGIVWTVVILKVTIVVLSVPVLGRRRRTLADVPRRWLAGVVLSIGVVDVAGTLLLAHATTLGLVSLVGVVASLYPVFTVLLAQWMLRERMLPAQQLGALVAFAGVALLGLA, encoded by the coding sequence ATGGCGGTGCTGTTCGCGCTGCTCGCTTCGGCGTGCGGCGGCACGGCCGACTTCGTGGGAGGCATCGCCAGCCGGCGCCTGCCCTCGGTCGTGGTCGTGGCCGCCTCGCAGTCGGCGGGCCTGGTCGTGATCCTGGCCGTGGCCCTCGTGACGCGACCGGTCAGCGCCCACCCGGGCCAGCTGGTCTGGGCCGTCGCGGCGGGGGTCGGGATGGTGCTCGGTCTCGTGGCCTTCTACTCCGCGCTGTCGGTGGGGACGATGGGAGTGGTCGCACCCGTGAGTGCCCTCGGCGTGCTGGTGCCGGTGCTGTGGGGGGTCGTACACCTCGGCGAGGTGCCCTCGGGCCTCGCGGTCGCCGGTGCGGTGCTCGGCATCGCCGGTGTCGTGCTGGCCTCGGGTCCTGAGCTGACCGACCGGCTGGCCGCACGACCGATCGTGCTGGCGGCGTTCTCGGGGATCGGGTTCGGCTCGGCGACGGCCTTCATCGGGGAGGCGGCCGACGGCGGCATCGTGTGGACCGTGGTGATCCTCAAGGTCACGATCGTCGTGCTGTCGGTGCCTGTGCTGGGTCGTCGCCGCCGGACGCTCGCCGACGTGCCTCGGCGCTGGTTGGCCGGTGTCGTCCTGTCGATCGGCGTCGTCGACGTCGCCGGCACGCTGCTGCTCGCCCACGCGACGACGCTGGGGCTCGTGAGCCTGGTCGGGGTGGTCGCTTCGCTGTATCCCGTGTTCACGGTGCTGCTCGCCCAGTGGATGCTGCGCGAGCGGATGCTGCCGGCGCAGCAGCTCGGCGCGCTCGTCGCCTTCGCCGGCGTCGCACTGCTCGGCCTGGCCTGA
- a CDS encoding IclR family transcriptional regulator — MASSVQGGSMQRADERPPSMLDRAVQLLTAFRPDGEPLTFSELVEAGGLTRTTTHRLAHDLVRLRLLRLENGRYSAGLMLFELGRLVPVSRTIRDAAVPFLQDLFEATHETVHLGLRDGFDVVYAEKIHGHGSIDLPSRVGGRLPLTCTAVGKALLAADPAAEAQALRRPLPRLTRASVTDPAALAAQLAEARQTGVTLEREEANLGVACVASAIMVDGKAQAAVSVSVPIDRYEPWRLAAAVRTTALGISRQLVSCGVTTRRSRDAPPLPGPLGQTVTGVAQAAANPARRRTSAIART, encoded by the coding sequence GTGGCGTCGTCGGTCCAGGGTGGGTCGATGCAGCGCGCCGACGAACGCCCGCCGTCGATGCTCGACCGCGCCGTCCAGCTGTTGACGGCGTTCCGGCCCGACGGCGAGCCTCTGACGTTCAGCGAGCTGGTCGAGGCCGGCGGCCTCACCCGCACCACGACGCACCGGCTCGCTCACGACCTGGTGCGTCTCAGGCTCCTGCGGCTCGAGAACGGACGCTACTCAGCCGGGTTGATGCTGTTCGAGCTCGGCCGGCTCGTGCCGGTGAGCCGCACGATCCGCGACGCGGCCGTCCCGTTCCTCCAGGACCTGTTCGAGGCCACCCACGAGACCGTCCACCTCGGTCTGCGTGACGGTTTCGACGTCGTGTACGCCGAAAAGATCCACGGCCACGGGAGCATCGACCTGCCGTCCCGGGTGGGGGGCCGGCTGCCCCTCACCTGCACGGCGGTGGGCAAGGCACTTCTCGCCGCCGACCCCGCCGCGGAGGCACAGGCCCTCCGGCGCCCTCTCCCCCGGCTCACCAGGGCCTCGGTGACGGACCCGGCAGCACTCGCCGCTCAGCTGGCGGAGGCTCGGCAGACCGGCGTGACGCTGGAACGCGAGGAGGCCAACCTCGGCGTCGCCTGCGTGGCGTCGGCGATCATGGTCGACGGCAAGGCGCAGGCCGCGGTGTCGGTGTCCGTGCCGATCGACCGCTACGAGCCGTGGCGGCTCGCGGCGGCCGTGCGCACGACAGCGCTCGGCATCAGCCGGCAGCTCGTTTCCTGCGGCGTCACGACGCGCCGCAGCAGGGACGCACCACCGCTCCCGGGCCCGTTGGGGCAGACTGTGACGGGCGTGGCTCAGGCCGCAGCGAACCCGGCTCGTCGACGGACGTCGGCCATCGCCCGGACGTAG
- a CDS encoding IclR family transcriptional regulator, producing the protein MGEGLGDGANSVLGKVRLILEAFGVDDDGLTLSELSRRTGIPKASVHRLCHELVAWGMLERGDVEYLLGVRAFELGSRVSRLRRLRETFRPHMESLHFLTKETVHLAVLDGLEVLYLEKVNSHAQKTRPSRIAGRMPLHCTATGKVLLAHGEPGLLDEVLRKGLPRLTRSTVVLPRVLQEQVARAREAGFAVEMEETTAGFASVAVPVYGDSGRVVAALSVTAPSFRADVPAYVRAMADVRRRAGFAAA; encoded by the coding sequence ATGGGCGAGGGTCTCGGCGACGGAGCGAACAGCGTACTGGGCAAGGTGCGGCTGATCCTGGAGGCGTTCGGGGTCGACGACGACGGCCTCACCCTGTCCGAGCTCTCGCGACGCACCGGGATACCCAAGGCGTCGGTGCACCGGCTCTGTCACGAGCTGGTCGCGTGGGGGATGCTCGAGCGCGGGGACGTCGAGTACCTGCTCGGCGTGCGCGCCTTCGAGCTGGGCTCCCGCGTGTCGCGGCTGCGTCGCCTGCGTGAGACATTTCGTCCGCACATGGAGAGCCTGCACTTCCTGACCAAGGAGACCGTCCACCTCGCGGTCCTCGACGGTCTCGAGGTGCTGTACCTCGAGAAGGTCAACAGCCACGCCCAGAAGACCCGTCCGTCGCGCATCGCCGGACGCATGCCTCTGCACTGCACCGCCACGGGAAAGGTCCTGCTCGCGCACGGCGAGCCCGGGCTGCTCGACGAGGTGCTGAGAAAGGGCCTGCCGCGGTTGACGCGCTCGACCGTCGTGCTGCCCCGCGTGCTGCAGGAGCAGGTCGCCCGCGCGCGCGAGGCCGGTTTTGCGGTCGAGATGGAGGAGACGACGGCGGGCTTCGCGAGCGTGGCCGTGCCCGTGTACGGCGACTCGGGCCGAGTCGTCGCGGCCCTCTCCGTCACGGCCCCGTCGTTCCGTGCCGACGTCCCGGCCTACGTCCGGGCGATGGCCGACGTCCGTCGACGAGCCGGGTTCGCTGCGGCCTGA
- a CDS encoding sugar ABC transporter substrate-binding protein, translating to MKTRMPFLGVVAGVALIASACGSSSSDAGGASSDSLTIGYSTPVESQPSQQDLIAGLETGAKSLGWKTDVIDANLSPDAQVSNVQTMLQKKVDAVSIWTLDAGAMQGTFAQAAAAKIPLIGVNSTGDQIGTTVWWQLNLCKAEDAPFKVAAQQFAKWRPGGKIIVMGGPPVPSIQGNVKCFTEAAKAAGLTVLSETDNVKDSSSSASALTSDLLSKYDDVDAFWAYNDASALGISAAITQAGKKISDGTSDGVIVTGANGDTDAIEAVRQGRLTGTWDPQPNATGLAVIKALQDAKAGKAEKELVVESVFWSAENIDTYKKPGSRGHTLDTIPLVK from the coding sequence ATGAAGACCCGTATGCCATTTCTCGGTGTCGTCGCAGGTGTGGCGCTCATCGCGTCCGCCTGCGGCTCGTCGTCGTCCGACGCCGGGGGGGCGTCCAGCGACTCGTTGACCATCGGCTACTCCACCCCGGTCGAGTCGCAGCCCAGCCAGCAGGACCTGATAGCCGGTCTCGAGACCGGCGCGAAGAGCCTGGGCTGGAAGACCGATGTCATCGATGCCAACCTGTCGCCCGACGCGCAGGTCTCCAACGTGCAGACGATGCTTCAGAAGAAGGTTGACGCGGTCTCGATCTGGACGCTCGACGCCGGTGCCATGCAGGGCACGTTCGCCCAGGCCGCCGCGGCCAAGATACCGCTGATCGGCGTCAACTCCACGGGTGACCAGATCGGCACGACCGTGTGGTGGCAGCTCAACCTGTGCAAGGCCGAGGACGCGCCCTTCAAGGTCGCCGCGCAGCAGTTCGCGAAGTGGCGTCCGGGCGGCAAGATCATCGTGATGGGCGGACCGCCGGTGCCCTCCATCCAGGGCAACGTCAAGTGCTTCACCGAGGCGGCCAAGGCCGCAGGGCTGACCGTCCTGTCTGAGACCGACAACGTCAAGGACAGCTCCTCGTCGGCCTCCGCGCTCACCTCCGACCTGCTATCGAAGTATGACGACGTAGACGCCTTCTGGGCCTACAACGACGCCTCGGCGCTCGGCATCTCGGCGGCCATCACCCAGGCTGGCAAAAAGATCTCGGACGGCACCAGCGACGGCGTCATCGTCACGGGCGCGAACGGCGACACCGACGCGATCGAGGCCGTCCGCCAGGGTCGTCTCACCGGCACCTGGGACCCGCAGCCCAACGCGACCGGTCTCGCCGTGATCAAGGCCTTGCAGGACGCCAAGGCCGGCAAGGCCGAGAAGGAGCTCGTCGTCGAGTCGGTCTTCTGGTCGGCCGAGAACATCGACACGTACAAGAAGCCCGGATCGCGTGGCCACACGCTCGACACCATCCCGCTGGTCAAGTAG